AAACAATTAGGTTGCTTCTTTGATGGTATGATGAATTCTTGTGAAGGCATCACACTATTTCTTGTGCCCCTTGAAACAATTGCTTTTTCGCCATTAACACAAAGTTTTTATGTTAATGTTAGCTATCCAGTACCTTATATCTTTCATATAATAATCATATAATATATCAATACCAATTTTTTACAGTTCTGTCTGGAAGTCCTGGACCACTTGGTCTAGAGGATGGTTCTGTTACTAACAATCAATTCACTGCGTCTAGCACCTATTTGGACTTGTCACCATACAAGGGAAGACTCAACGATGCTAGATTCTGGGCTGCCTCATCGGGCTCACAACCATGCTGGCTACAAGTTGACTTCTTGACTTCTGTTGTCATTACTGGCATTAAGACTCAAGGAGCTGGCACAGTTGGTCAATGGATAAAAACATTTCAGCTCAAATTTGGGACAGATGTCAATGCCTTGAAAGATGTTGCTGGGGTAAGAACATTTTACCTTTTCCTGCTTTATCATTGTTTTGAATAAGGTGACTAGATTTGCCCGATATAGATCTTGGCCCAATGGTGCACATTGACCGGCTGCATACAgtctgtttaaaaatattttagttatgcaaaaaaaaagaggctGAGATTTAAGGTATGTTAAGCAAAGCATTAGGTATGTTAATCAAAGCATTACATCTTATGATTACAGCTGCGTTtgacatgtttattttattttgcagaCTTTAAATGCCAACACTGATCAGGGAACTGTGGTAGAAAATATCATAAATCAAGTCATCGCCCGCTATTTCCGAGTCATGATTTTAACATTCCAGTGGCACCCTGCTATGCGCATGGAAATTATAGGATACCGCTGCATCTAAGTTAGATGATAATACAGAACCAGTTTACCTGGACATACAAAATTGTCAAGATCATGAAACTTTTTGTACCTGCCAGGCACAGCTGGCCGGTACTTATTTATATAGATTGGGTTTgctgttgtttctaactttctattagaCAGTTTACGAACAAAccggaaaatattgccaaaaatgaTCGTGGTCGTAACAAAATAGAAATACCAAATTGTGTGTGGAGACAACAGAAGTTTTGTGTTGATATTGCATTACTAAGGTAAAAtaagtatatattttaggaactttctttctgAATTGAAAATTGACCTTGGTAGAGTATAAACAACAGTGTGGTAATAGCTATTTTCAAGTAGAGTCAAGGCTATCTAGCAGTGATTTTGCTCTAAGTAAAGGATTACAAGTTTTGATGTCATTCCGCAGTATTTCAGAAAACTTGCTTATATATTATGGCGTTTAACGGGATAATAATTAGATGTAAATCATGCTAACAGTGTGTGTAGGCTTGGAATATATATTTGATGTTTATACAGACTTGAAtattttttttcgcaaaatttaaaattccacgactggtctggatggggtctgcataaaccgcacggggtaaatattaattgggatgtgtcgggagacggtgtaaataattgtttgatactAGAGTTTAAATTATGGAGTGGTGAATTTACCTAAAATGATGGATTTAGGGAGGTTGAATTTGCAAAATTCCACGATATTTGCTAAACTAAACTGAACTAaactaaacaatttttgaaaaatagaagGAACTTAAAAATATGGCTTTTTAAAGTGATACGTACTCAGAACGTTTGACCCcaccctattcagaactcctaaaatttacGACCCCCACCCCTACATATTTCCAGGAacaggggggggggttaaaaagtttttggcaCGTAGGGGGAGTGTAaagacacaaaaatacaaaatagcctGATTCTTTTCGCGCGTTGCTCGCGCAAATGTTCCAGTAAAACCAGAATAAAAGTATATgccagataagggtatttgatcaAGTGCTTTATGTATTCATTAGTCAGTAATATGTAATTATGATTATGaattgttaaaaattgtcttgtccataacttaattttgaggtttgtgccAGTTCCTTCTGTtctgctctttaaatcactacactgaaaagctgcaatatcttcaGTTCTTCTtcagtgttgacaatttttacaataatgttttatgTAGTCAGGTAGttagtacagattattaatttactaacgggacacccgcgcttaatatggaatactttttcgcaaaattcccagactggtctggtagaggtctgcataaactgcacaggctaaatattaattggggtgtgtcgggagatgatgtaaaataattgtttgacagaaaatgtgctttccattagtttacattctggcgctcataatgtagtgaattagcctaaaatgtcgcatttaaggaggctgaatttgcTTTTTGTGGCGGTAAAATTtgtgaatttgagcaacattattctgacattatcaaatttatttaggTTTGAGGTGATTTTATTAAACCTAAATACCAaaaagtgttcgtcagaactgaaatgcacctgtgatctaccagttttgaaagtggcaggagctttaaaaaatatggctcttaaatgtggtatgcactcagaaagtttgaatggtccacTGGGGCCAAAAtcctgtgatgaatgccagttggtgacgaagtttaagaaatatcacctcaaacccctataaatttgataataacagaaccatgttgcataaagtctgaaattgtgtcccccacaaagctcagccattttaggcaaattcgctacattatgagcaccattatgtaaacatatggaaagcacattttctatcaaacaattattttgcacCATAACACACCcgaattaatatttagcccgtgcggtttatgcagacccgtTCCAGACCAGACTTGGAATTTTGCgataaatattccatattaaatgtcatgtctgtacttatatcaattaaagcttataataAGGGCTTTGACATGGTGGTCACCGacttttgaggccaattcttgaccgttttcaaccaaataaattcTAAGCATGTCcacgtatattcctcgatctcccgtatgaatttcgcgacatttggatcgaaactgacggagcttttgcgtggacacacccacacacccaccccagcATCCACAAAACCCACAACATTGTAAGAACACAAAACTTTTGCACGCtatgcgcgcacatcgtcccaataaagcctttttggaagctcaaacaCATGTACGgattctaaaaaacaaaaccggtatatgtatttgcaactgcaatatCGTCTGTGCCCCGACACCCCCCCCTCAGAAAAACCTGGCTAGGCCCCTGCATTTTGAGTCAAAATAGTCTAAGATTTTCACACGCTTCGCCGCAAATAAAAGTCctagtaaaaccagaacaaaatatactcgtctccgacccccctaaattttaatgcttccgtcgccactgattccaatcataaatggatgatttattataaacataatacgtactgggttgcataaacatacttatgaactactttacaaaatgataaaacattaccacaattccacatattttatatcaatgacatgagTACAATTTAATTGCACATGAATAcaacaaattttagtatcattaatatgtttcctctgtcctttgatgtagaatggtacattataatggggaggggggggggtcaaaaaggttttgaacctaatatgaggggAATCAAAAATCTTTTACGTTCACGAAGGGGGGTGTTAACACATTTTTGACAtgaaagtatttctgaacactcccttacacTATGAGATAAGACACTCTGTACAAACGGCATTTGCGTACCGAAGTTGAGGACAGCAAAAATGTGCTTCTTAGTAAAATTAATAATCCATAATGTGATGGACACGCagaaccaatcacagaacagagttTTGCctagtctcggaccagactgtatgtcaGGACCGGCacaactggttgtgtaggagaccaGCACGGGTTTGCacgataatttattaatttattgagaATCACATCCATATAATGGTATGTGTACTATATATATGGTATATGTGTACTGTCCTTTCTACAGTCTATGTCCGGAGTGTCTCATGCCTGATTTAATCGAGTACCTGACAGAGAATAAATATGAAACCCAAGTCCCAAGTGTTGCTaaacataggcctgtcatatgtatgaaagaacaaatcaaattcatcctctgtgtctattgcgCATGTGAAAAatggcatgtatgaaagaatcaacccaagtccatttaattaagttattttaaaataaaatgtacatgtaagttaactcaaaccggcagtgtatatatcgaaagcagtgaaatcggacattcctaagcgaagatattgagttcgtaagttctggtattacaaaattggaaattgagatatcgtgggtaaaaagctgaaaagacaaaaaacccaacgacaacaacaacaacaacaacaacaaaacaaacagaccagaacaatttggagtacatgtaatgaattaaaagagttgacatgagattaggaattaatgttttctgctgtttcagtgtgcatgttctcatcgttgatggtttggtggactgtcatgtagatgtaagcgtgatcctaaaaatgcctttcacattgaccaaaactaattacaagacctcttctacattgaggctggctttcccttttaaagggaatttttatttagtcTTGTAttaaacacattgattgaaatccagtatgtataaaagtccacttgtaacatcttcattgctggagagtgacttttggggaaaaaatgggtttaatcaaagaaagtgtgtggtttatattacatggcagaatgcttatcaacgtTATACATATCTGTgtgatttattttgtattatcttactagtggtaatctcattccaatattattgtctttgtatatgattaaaaaaaccacccaagtccagaatttaaaacgagccccacgaagtccctgaaatgctaatcgtcacacctaatacagtttaacacacccatttgcacgtacaacttaccatgttgaccaggtaaatctaactgaaggaattaaaatgatacacaggttttttttctcaaaatcacttcccatggacttcaTGGACTTCCcatggattcatgtattcatatattgACAACGCTGTTCAGAAAGGGTTTATAGAGAAccacaccatagaccctagaaaggcCACAAAATGAGTTTTTAATGGAATGAAAACTAAAACTTTTTGTGTTTCAATATTtattggatttttaaaaaaaaaaaaaattatcaacaaattacaaaaatcacAAAAGAGCAACAACAGAcaacatattttaaaataattacaaaatggtGGGTATTTCATAGTTTATAATGATCATGCAGTCATCATAAGTAAAGATATTAaaggtcaaatctccatttatgTAAGTGGGAGTTAAGCTTACCTTTCTTTTTTTGCAATTTGTTGCTTCAAGTCATCCATGCCATACATCCAATATCAATTAGAGCAGGACATGGACTATTAAACATTTAGGTTAATTTTAATTACAATTCAGTGAATGTACACCTGCGACCCACATGTTTTCTCGAAATTCTGACCATGTGTAGGGTAATTATTTCGCGTTCTGACAATTTGCACATTTAGTGGCATCAAGGGAGCAAAGATTGGGTCTGTTTGTACTGATTCAATTCAGTCTTCATATTGATTATAGATTgagttgcaaaaacagcaaaaagtaggtatagagaaagtaaGCGTGGCACATCCCATTACAATTTTTTCGAAGACTCCGCCGGAATAGGCCCCTACTAATTGGCTGAATAAAGAGCGATGAAACTCGTCTTTTTACTAACGTGTAAGTAATATTCTCTTTTAGTTTCTCAAATTTGAAGTTAGCATAAACTAAATAGTTAAAGGCACTGTCAGTGATCTTCGAAA
The window above is part of the Amphiura filiformis unplaced genomic scaffold, Afil_fr2py scaffold_68, whole genome shotgun sequence genome. Proteins encoded here:
- the LOC140144637 gene encoding lactadherin-like — protein: MDTQSICTQDCQNDGTCTAPDACTCSPCYTGAICESVLSGSPGPLGLEDGSVTNNQFTASSTYLDLSPYKGRLNDARFWAASSGSQPCWLQVDFLTSVVITGIKTQGAGTVGQWIKTFQLKFGTDVNALKDVAGFTNKPENIAKNDRGRNKIEIPNCVWRQQKFCVDIALLSLCPECLMPDLIEYLTENKYETQVPSVAKHRPVIFLSGSPGPLGLEDGSVTDNQFTASSIYFDLSPYKGRLNDARFWAASSGYLPCWLQVDFLSHYWH